A part of Streptomyces sp. NBC_01235 genomic DNA contains:
- the cobT gene encoding nicotinate-nucleotide--dimethylbenzimidazole phosphoribosyltransferase — MTDTGQVPGEGLPENAGMVEQPGAPAHGAYTYLSETTAEDEDLLLLPGAQSAWGNEVAPPAPEPVVETVHEPGPHEMSGRDSGSVDLSAVRLPGPSTPQAAPRRPLHLGPPIPDTSASPVRSLADRGPAGAPVRQPGPPASGPEYLDVPHLREMPPQGASPWDAAQATAQAPAQGPVASGVTTAETVVPAAVTEAQQAEPVGAAQAVVARVATEAIAATVPQEEGDAYAAQAAQHAAAAHAAGPAGAMPAVVEAAAAGEGGHGAETYGVVDPGQLLGAAMMAEAAQVPADAAVESGQHAAEVPFPGDDRTPDAPAAPAVVGQRVDAAQAPEATEDPADAPEAAQAAEPVVAEPVVAEPVVADVADVADVADVAEPVVAEAVEAVEAAEPVAVAEANPVEAPVAEAVEVAEAIPAEVTQPQLQSQEADANAGPTAAQALVAPEVQEAPEAPVAEAVPVADVVVVPQAAFEAPVPDPVGAPESTPEPEAAQDPEPVALVTPEAPAEPAEPAVPVQDASAAAVEASAPEPEVVAAPEDAQFTDASEAPADPTAQQAPEQAPQQEQEQESEPAPQQEHEPEAEAANEPPAPAAQIADQVSHIPDTLAPGTVSPTEPEAALPVAQPEPAPAATHAEPQPEPGPVTETAESPVEAPPEPLASPEPLASPEPSAPPVDATPLPVAAVPVDVRPEQPLAVQPDEPLGQFVPVEGTVPTTPHLAPTPPHALVLPTEEQPTPEAVPAPEMAEAPEEVPAPETAAEQPPAVEAAVVPPAVTVPAPRGADPAPVPATPDTEHATDIIDPDVAQSPEDLDTRAADQEESPAAVEEVRESTGPAAPAYDDAEREAVLKVMRERRDIRNGFRSDPIPHEVLLRVLEAAHTAPSVGHSQPWDFVVIRSADTRRAMHELATRQRDAYAKSLPKGRAKQFKELKIEAILDTPVNIVVTADPTRGGRHTLGRHTQPQMAPYSSALAVENLWLAARAEGLGVGWVSFFDEREMVRALGLPEHLEVVAYLCVGYVDEFPDEPELMQAGWAKRRPLSWVVHEETYGRRALPGEDPHDLLAETVASVRPLDAKALGEAWERQKRMTKPAGALGMLEIISAQLSGLSRQCPPPIPEPAAVAIFAGDHGVHAQGVTPWPQEVTAQMVANFLGGGAVCNAFATQVGAEVCVVDVGVAADLPATPGLLPRKVRAGTSDMTTGPAMTREEAKQAIEVGIETARDLVAAGNKALLTGEMGIANTTASAALISVFTGADPAEVTGRGTGINDETLARKTEVVRRALDLHQPDPADPIGVLAAIGGFEHAAMVGLLLGGASLRTPVILDGVSAGAAALVARAIAPEVLAACIAGHRSAEPGHVAALNKLGLRPLVDLDLRLGEGTGALLALPLVQSTARAMHEVATFDSAGVTEK; from the coding sequence ATGACCGACACCGGCCAGGTCCCGGGCGAGGGGCTGCCGGAGAACGCAGGCATGGTGGAGCAGCCGGGCGCCCCCGCGCACGGTGCCTACACCTACCTCTCCGAGACCACCGCCGAGGACGAAGACCTGTTGCTGCTGCCGGGTGCCCAGAGCGCGTGGGGCAACGAGGTGGCGCCGCCCGCGCCGGAACCGGTGGTCGAGACCGTGCACGAGCCGGGCCCGCACGAGATGTCCGGCCGCGACAGCGGTTCGGTCGACCTCAGCGCCGTCCGCCTGCCCGGCCCGTCGACGCCCCAGGCGGCCCCGCGCCGCCCCCTGCACCTCGGCCCGCCGATCCCCGACACCTCCGCCAGCCCGGTCCGCTCCCTCGCCGACCGCGGCCCCGCGGGCGCGCCGGTACGACAGCCCGGCCCGCCCGCGTCCGGTCCCGAGTACCTCGACGTCCCGCACCTGCGCGAGATGCCCCCGCAGGGCGCGTCGCCCTGGGACGCCGCGCAGGCCACGGCCCAGGCTCCCGCTCAGGGGCCGGTCGCTTCCGGGGTGACGACTGCGGAAACGGTTGTTCCGGCGGCGGTCACGGAAGCGCAGCAGGCCGAGCCGGTGGGCGCGGCCCAGGCGGTCGTGGCCCGTGTGGCGACCGAGGCGATCGCCGCGACCGTCCCGCAGGAGGAGGGCGACGCGTACGCCGCCCAGGCCGCACAGCACGCCGCGGCCGCGCACGCCGCCGGACCCGCCGGTGCGATGCCCGCGGTTGTGGAAGCCGCCGCGGCCGGTGAGGGCGGCCACGGCGCCGAAACGTACGGGGTCGTCGACCCCGGTCAGCTGCTCGGTGCCGCGATGATGGCGGAGGCCGCGCAGGTTCCCGCCGACGCGGCTGTCGAGTCCGGGCAGCACGCGGCCGAGGTCCCCTTCCCCGGCGACGACCGGACGCCGGACGCCCCCGCTGCGCCGGCCGTCGTCGGACAGCGGGTGGACGCGGCGCAGGCGCCGGAGGCCACGGAGGACCCGGCCGACGCACCCGAAGCCGCGCAGGCGGCTGAGCCGGTTGTGGCCGAGCCTGTCGTCGCCGAGCCTGTCGTGGCCGACGTGGCCGACGTGGCCGACGTGGCCGACGTGGCCGAGCCGGTCGTGGCCGAGGCGGTCGAAGCGGTAGAGGCGGCCGAGCCGGTGGCGGTCGCTGAGGCGAACCCCGTGGAGGCGCCCGTCGCCGAGGCGGTCGAGGTCGCGGAGGCGATCCCTGCCGAGGTGACTCAGCCTCAGCTTCAGTCTCAGGAGGCCGACGCGAACGCCGGCCCCACGGCGGCTCAGGCCCTTGTGGCGCCCGAGGTCCAGGAGGCTCCAGAGGCGCCCGTGGCGGAGGCGGTTCCGGTCGCCGACGTCGTCGTCGTACCGCAGGCCGCTTTCGAGGCCCCCGTTCCGGACCCGGTCGGGGCTCCCGAGTCCACTCCAGAGCCCGAAGCCGCTCAGGATCCCGAGCCTGTGGCGCTCGTGACCCCCGAGGCGCCGGCCGAACCGGCGGAACCGGCGGTACCCGTGCAGGACGCGTCCGCCGCTGCGGTCGAGGCATCCGCGCCCGAACCTGAGGTCGTCGCCGCCCCCGAGGACGCGCAGTTCACCGACGCCTCCGAGGCTCCCGCCGACCCGACCGCCCAACAGGCGCCCGAGCAGGCACCTCAGCAGGAGCAGGAGCAGGAGTCCGAGCCGGCACCTCAGCAGGAGCACGAGCCGGAAGCGGAGGCCGCCAACGAGCCCCCCGCCCCGGCCGCCCAAATCGCGGACCAGGTATCTCACATCCCGGACACCCTCGCCCCGGGGACGGTCTCGCCGACGGAGCCCGAGGCTGCGCTCCCCGTCGCCCAGCCGGAACCCGCCCCCGCCGCAACCCACGCGGAGCCGCAGCCGGAGCCGGGGCCTGTGACGGAGACGGCGGAGTCGCCCGTCGAGGCACCCCCGGAGCCCCTCGCGTCCCCCGAGCCCCTCGCGTCCCCCGAGCCCTCCGCGCCCCCCGTGGACGCCACCCCCCTCCCCGTGGCGGCCGTCCCCGTGGACGTCCGGCCGGAGCAGCCCCTGGCGGTCCAGCCGGACGAGCCCCTGGGCCAGTTCGTGCCGGTCGAGGGCACGGTGCCCACCACTCCGCACCTCGCCCCGACCCCGCCGCACGCCCTCGTGCTCCCCACGGAGGAGCAGCCGACCCCCGAGGCGGTGCCGGCTCCCGAGATGGCGGAGGCCCCCGAGGAGGTGCCGGCTCCGGAGACGGCGGCGGAACAGCCGCCGGCCGTCGAAGCCGCCGTTGTTCCCCCCGCCGTCACGGTTCCCGCGCCGCGCGGTGCCGACCCCGCTCCCGTCCCGGCGACCCCGGACACGGAGCATGCGACCGACATCATCGACCCCGATGTCGCACAGAGCCCGGAGGACCTGGACACCAGGGCCGCCGACCAGGAAGAGAGCCCGGCCGCAGTGGAAGAAGTTCGAGAGTCCACCGGCCCCGCCGCACCCGCGTACGACGACGCCGAGCGCGAGGCCGTTCTGAAGGTCATGCGCGAGCGCCGGGACATCCGCAACGGCTTCCGCAGCGACCCGATCCCGCACGAGGTGCTGCTGCGCGTCCTGGAGGCCGCCCACACCGCGCCCTCGGTCGGCCACTCGCAGCCCTGGGACTTCGTCGTCATCCGCTCCGCCGACACCCGGCGCGCGATGCACGAACTGGCGACGCGTCAGCGCGACGCGTACGCGAAGTCCCTGCCCAAGGGCCGGGCGAAGCAGTTCAAGGAACTGAAGATCGAGGCGATCCTCGACACGCCGGTGAACATCGTCGTCACCGCCGACCCGACCCGCGGCGGCCGCCACACCCTGGGCCGGCACACGCAGCCGCAGATGGCGCCGTACTCCTCCGCGCTCGCGGTCGAGAACCTCTGGCTCGCCGCCCGAGCCGAGGGCCTCGGCGTCGGCTGGGTCAGCTTCTTCGACGAGCGTGAGATGGTCCGCGCGCTCGGCCTGCCCGAGCACCTCGAAGTGGTCGCCTACCTGTGCGTCGGGTATGTCGACGAGTTCCCGGACGAGCCCGAGCTGATGCAGGCGGGCTGGGCCAAGCGCCGTCCGCTGTCGTGGGTCGTCCACGAGGAGACGTACGGCCGTCGCGCGCTGCCCGGCGAGGACCCGCACGACCTGCTCGCCGAGACCGTCGCCAGCGTCCGCCCGCTGGACGCCAAGGCGCTCGGCGAGGCCTGGGAGCGGCAGAAGCGCATGACCAAGCCGGCCGGCGCGCTCGGCATGCTGGAGATCATCTCCGCGCAGCTGTCCGGCCTGTCCCGGCAGTGCCCGCCGCCGATCCCGGAGCCCGCGGCCGTCGCGATCTTCGCCGGCGACCACGGCGTGCACGCCCAGGGCGTCACCCCCTGGCCGCAGGAGGTGACGGCCCAGATGGTCGCCAACTTCCTCGGCGGCGGCGCGGTCTGCAACGCCTTCGCGACCCAGGTGGGCGCCGAGGTCTGCGTCGTGGACGTGGGCGTGGCCGCCGACCTCCCGGCGACCCCCGGTCTGCTGCCCCGCAAGGTCCGCGCGGGCACGTCCGACATGACCACCGGCCCCGCGATGACCCGCGAGGAGGCCAAGCAGGCCATCGAGGTGGGCATCGAGACGGCCCGCGACCTGGTGGCGGCCGGCAACAAGGCGCTGCTGACGGGCGAGATGGGCATCGCGAACACGACGGCGTCCGCCGCTCTCATCTCCGTCTTCACGGGCGCCGACCCGGCCGAGGTCACCGGCCGCGGCACCGGCATCAACGACGAGACCCTCGCCCGCAAGACCGAGGTCGTCCGCCGCGCCCTGGACCTCCACCAGCCGGACCCGGCCGACCCCATCGGCGTCCTGGCCGCGATCGGCGGCTTCGAACACGCGGCGATGGTCGGTCTCCTCCTCGGTGGCGCGTCCCTGCGTACGCCGGTGATCCTGGACGGCGTCAGCGCCGGCGCCGCCGCCCTGGTCGCCCGCGCGATCGCCCCCGAGGTCCTCGCGGCCTGCATCGCGGGCCACCGCAGCGCTGAACCAGGTCACGTGGCCGCCCTGAACAAGCTGGGCCTGCGCCCCCTGGTCGACCTCGACCTCCGTCTCGGCGAGGGCACGGGCGCCCTCCTGGCCCTCCCCTTGGTCCAGAGCACGGCCCGCGCCATGCACGAGGTGGCGACGTTCGACTCGGCGGGCGTCACCGAGAAGTAG
- the cbiE gene encoding precorrin-6y C5,15-methyltransferase (decarboxylating) subunit CbiE has protein sequence MADRVTVIGWDGSPLTAAARSALGAATLVAGAAHHLALPEVPPTAERIRLGSVTLAARRIAGHRGTAVVLADGDPGFFGVVRTLRAPDFGLEVEVVPAVSAVAAAFARAGMPWDDAQVVVAHRRTLRRAVNVCRAHTKVAVLTSPGAGPAELGLLMEGVHRTFVVCEELGTTREQVSVVTSDKAADHTWRDPNVVIVIGGPTGPVVSGDSGWIAGRAPDAGPRGWALPAEAYGGGLGEGEAELLRAAQLARLGPRVGDLVWDIGCGSGAFATEAARAGAAVIAVDRDLDACGRTDASSRRHGVQLQIVHGTAPHVLENLPEPDVVRVGGGGAAVVSAVADRRPQRIVTHAATRDAAERVGRDLSEHGYRVECALVQSVELDTRAWTETERSVAFLLTGEILRRDGGAPRR, from the coding sequence ATGGCCGACCGCGTCACGGTGATCGGCTGGGACGGCTCGCCACTGACCGCCGCGGCCCGTTCGGCCCTGGGCGCCGCCACGCTGGTGGCCGGTGCCGCCCACCACCTGGCGCTGCCCGAGGTACCGCCCACCGCGGAACGCATCCGGCTCGGCAGCGTCACCCTCGCCGCCCGCCGCATCGCCGGCCACCGCGGCACCGCGGTCGTCCTCGCCGACGGCGACCCGGGTTTCTTCGGCGTCGTACGCACCCTGCGCGCACCCGACTTCGGCCTGGAGGTCGAGGTCGTCCCGGCCGTCTCCGCCGTCGCCGCCGCCTTCGCCCGGGCCGGGATGCCCTGGGACGACGCCCAGGTGGTCGTCGCACACCGCCGCACCCTGCGACGCGCGGTGAACGTGTGTCGCGCCCACACCAAGGTCGCCGTCCTCACCTCCCCGGGAGCCGGCCCCGCCGAGCTCGGCCTGCTCATGGAGGGCGTGCACCGCACCTTCGTGGTCTGCGAGGAACTCGGCACCACCCGCGAACAGGTCAGCGTCGTCACCTCCGACAAGGCCGCCGACCACACCTGGCGCGACCCCAACGTCGTCATCGTCATCGGCGGTCCCACCGGGCCGGTCGTCTCCGGTGACAGCGGCTGGATCGCCGGCCGCGCCCCGGACGCCGGCCCGCGCGGCTGGGCCCTGCCCGCCGAGGCGTACGGCGGCGGACTCGGCGAGGGGGAGGCGGAGCTGCTGCGCGCCGCCCAACTCGCCCGGCTCGGCCCGCGGGTCGGCGACCTCGTCTGGGACATCGGCTGCGGCAGCGGCGCCTTCGCGACCGAGGCCGCGCGGGCGGGCGCCGCCGTCATCGCCGTCGACCGTGACCTGGACGCGTGCGGCCGTACCGACGCCTCCTCGCGGCGCCACGGCGTCCAGTTGCAGATCGTCCACGGCACCGCCCCACACGTCCTGGAGAACCTGCCCGAACCGGACGTCGTCCGGGTCGGCGGCGGGGGAGCGGCCGTGGTCTCCGCGGTCGCCGACCGCCGCCCCCAGCGCATCGTCACCCACGCGGCGACCCGTGACGCGGCCGAACGCGTGGGCCGTGACCTGTCCGAGCACGGCTACCGCGTCGAGTGCGCCCTCGTCCAGTCCGTCGAACTCGACACCCGGGCCTGGACGGAGACGGAACGGAGTGTCGCGTTCCTGCTCACCGGAGAAATCCTGCGGCGCGATGGGGGTGCCCCCAGGCGTTAA
- a CDS encoding GNAT family N-acetyltransferase yields the protein MTSTFPTISISTERLVLRSLDEDDVPALADMMNDEQVGAWTAVPQPYSEAAARRWITESAPTERTAGRGLDLAVTEFLTQRLVGVIQLAKTNWHVRSTELSYIIAPWARGEGYASEAALATAQWLLTDQKFERIELRTAADNTASQQVAQKIGCISEGVLRGACIARARAEDGTWTEVRTDYIVWSLLPEDLEGPGEHFAESGGYPSYTDWN from the coding sequence ATGACGAGCACCTTCCCCACCATCTCCATCAGCACGGAGCGGTTGGTGCTGCGTTCCCTCGACGAGGACGACGTACCCGCCCTGGCCGACATGATGAACGACGAGCAGGTGGGGGCCTGGACCGCCGTGCCCCAGCCCTACAGCGAGGCCGCCGCCCGCCGTTGGATCACCGAGTCCGCGCCCACCGAACGCACCGCGGGCCGCGGCCTCGACCTCGCCGTCACCGAGTTCCTCACCCAGCGCCTGGTCGGCGTCATCCAACTGGCCAAGACCAACTGGCACGTCCGCTCCACCGAGCTGTCGTACATCATCGCCCCCTGGGCGCGCGGCGAGGGCTACGCCTCCGAGGCGGCGCTGGCCACCGCACAGTGGCTGCTCACCGACCAGAAGTTCGAGCGCATCGAGCTGCGCACGGCCGCCGACAACACCGCCTCCCAGCAGGTCGCGCAGAAGATCGGCTGTATCAGCGAGGGCGTGCTGCGCGGCGCCTGCATAGCGCGCGCCCGCGCCGAGGACGGTACGTGGACCGAGGTGCGCACCGACTACATCGTGTGGAGCCTCCTCCCGGAGGACCTGGAGGGCCCTGGGGAGCACTTCGCGGAGAGCGGCGGTTATCCGTCGTACACCGACTGGAACTGA
- a CDS encoding MetQ/NlpA family ABC transporter substrate-binding protein produces MRNSAKITTAVLAAGALTLGLSACGSDKGSDSASDTSGPLVVAASPTPHAEILNFVKDNLAKKAGLDLEVKEFTDYVTPNTATEDGSVDANYFQNQPYLDDFNKKNGTHIVPVVTVHLEPLGLYSHKVKSADALKSGATIAVPNDSVNEARALKLLAANGLITLKDGVGNDATPSDITANPKKLTFKELEAAQTPRSLDDVDAAVVNGNYAIEADLKPASDALVLESAKDNPYGNFLAVKKGDESDPRVKKLAGLLTSAEVKKFIEDKYAGSVIASF; encoded by the coding sequence GTGCGTAACTCTGCCAAGATCACCACCGCCGTCCTCGCCGCCGGAGCCCTCACCCTCGGACTCAGCGCCTGCGGCTCGGACAAGGGCTCCGACTCCGCCTCCGACACCAGCGGACCGCTGGTCGTCGCCGCGAGCCCGACCCCGCACGCCGAGATCCTGAACTTCGTCAAGGACAACCTGGCGAAGAAGGCGGGCCTCGACCTGGAGGTCAAGGAGTTCACCGACTACGTCACGCCGAACACGGCGACGGAGGACGGCTCGGTGGACGCCAACTACTTCCAGAACCAGCCGTACCTCGACGACTTCAACAAGAAGAACGGCACCCACATCGTGCCCGTCGTCACGGTCCACCTGGAGCCGCTCGGCCTCTACTCCCACAAGGTCAAGAGCGCCGACGCCCTGAAGAGCGGTGCGACGATCGCCGTCCCGAACGACAGCGTCAACGAGGCCCGCGCCCTCAAGCTGCTCGCCGCGAACGGGCTCATCACCCTCAAGGACGGCGTGGGCAACGACGCGACCCCGTCGGACATCACCGCGAACCCGAAGAAGCTCACGTTCAAGGAACTGGAGGCGGCCCAGACCCCGCGCTCCCTGGACGACGTGGACGCGGCCGTCGTCAACGGCAACTACGCCATCGAGGCCGACCTGAAGCCCGCCTCGGACGCCCTCGTCCTGGAGTCCGCCAAGGACAACCCCTACGGCAACTTCCTCGCCGTCAAGAAGGGCGACGAGAGCGACCCGCGCGTCAAGAAGCTCGCGGGGCTCCTCACCTCCGCCGAGGTCAAGAAGTTCATCGAGGACAAGTACGCCGGCTCCGTCATCGCGTCCTTCTGA
- a CDS encoding methionine ABC transporter permease has protein sequence MQPLLSQACWDTLYMVGWSTLIAVVGGLPLGVLLVLTDRGGLLQNIVANRVLGQVVNVARSMPFIILMVALMNFTRTITGTTIGREAAIVPLAVGAIPFFARLVETAVREVDGGLVEAVQAMGGNTWTIVRKVLVPESLPSLIASTTTTIVALIGYSAMAGTVGAGGLGDIAIRYGYQRFETELMWITVAILAVVISLIQVAGDYAARSLHRRGGRSGPAPRLRLLKAKEPAAADVGKLA, from the coding sequence ATGCAGCCCCTGCTGTCCCAGGCCTGTTGGGACACCCTCTACATGGTCGGCTGGTCCACGCTCATCGCCGTCGTCGGCGGTCTCCCGCTCGGCGTCCTCCTCGTGCTGACCGACCGGGGCGGCCTGCTGCAGAACATCGTGGCCAACAGGGTGCTCGGGCAGGTCGTGAACGTCGCCCGCTCGATGCCGTTCATCATCCTGATGGTCGCGCTGATGAACTTCACGCGCACGATCACCGGAACGACCATCGGCCGCGAGGCCGCGATCGTGCCGCTCGCCGTCGGCGCCATCCCGTTCTTCGCGCGCCTGGTCGAGACGGCCGTCCGCGAAGTGGACGGCGGGCTCGTCGAGGCCGTCCAGGCGATGGGCGGCAACACCTGGACGATCGTGCGCAAGGTCCTCGTCCCGGAGTCCCTGCCCTCCCTCATCGCCAGCACCACGACCACGATCGTCGCCCTCATCGGCTACTCCGCCATGGCCGGCACGGTCGGCGCCGGCGGCCTCGGCGACATCGCCATCCGCTACGGCTACCAGCGCTTCGAGACCGAGCTGATGTGGATCACGGTGGCGATCCTCGCCGTCGTCATCTCCCTCATCCAGGTCGCCGGCGACTACGCGGCCCGCTCCCTGCACCGCCGCGGCGGCCGCTCGGGCCCCGCGCCCAGGCTCCGCCTGCTGAAGGCGAAGGAGCCGGCGGCCGCGGACGTCGGCAAGCTCGCCTAG
- a CDS encoding methionine ABC transporter ATP-binding protein — protein MITTTGLTKVYRSRGREVTALDGVDLHVREGEVYGVIGQSGAGKSSLIRCINLLERPTAGTVTVAGQDLTALAGRGPRAGKELRQARSRIGMVFQHFNLLSSRTVQDNVELPLEILGVSGKERSRKALELLDLVGLADKAKSFPAQLSGGQKQRVGIARALAGDPKVLLSDEATSALDPETTRSILQLLRDLNRQLGLTVLLITHEMDVVKSICDSAALMENGQVVESGTVSELLATPGSELAAALFPVGGEATGDDRTVIDVTFHGEAATQPVISQLSRTYNIDISILGAAIDTVGGLQVGRMRIELPGRYEDNVVPIGFLREQGLQIDVVDHAAQEPVLLKEGAK, from the coding sequence GTGATCACCACCACGGGCCTCACCAAGGTCTACCGCTCGCGCGGCCGTGAGGTCACCGCCCTCGACGGCGTCGACCTGCACGTCCGCGAAGGCGAGGTGTACGGCGTCATCGGCCAGTCCGGCGCCGGCAAGTCCTCGCTGATCCGCTGCATCAACCTCCTGGAGCGCCCCACGGCCGGCACGGTCACCGTCGCCGGACAGGACCTCACCGCGCTCGCCGGGCGCGGACCCCGCGCCGGCAAGGAGCTGCGCCAGGCGCGCAGCCGGATCGGCATGGTCTTCCAGCACTTCAACCTGCTGTCCTCGCGGACCGTGCAGGACAACGTCGAACTGCCCCTGGAGATCCTCGGAGTCTCGGGGAAGGAACGTTCCCGCAAGGCGCTGGAGCTGCTCGACCTGGTCGGTCTCGCCGACAAGGCCAAGTCCTTCCCCGCCCAACTCTCCGGCGGTCAGAAGCAGCGCGTCGGCATCGCCCGCGCCCTCGCCGGCGACCCCAAGGTGCTGCTCTCCGACGAGGCCACCAGCGCCCTCGACCCGGAGACCACCCGCTCCATCCTCCAGCTGCTGCGCGACCTGAACCGGCAGCTGGGCCTGACCGTCCTGCTCATCACCCACGAGATGGACGTGGTGAAGTCGATCTGCGACTCCGCCGCGCTCATGGAGAACGGCCAGGTCGTCGAGTCCGGAACGGTCAGCGAGCTGCTCGCCACCCCCGGCTCCGAACTGGCCGCCGCCCTCTTCCCGGTGGGCGGCGAGGCGACCGGCGACGACCGCACCGTCATCGACGTCACGTTCCACGGTGAGGCCGCGACGCAGCCCGTCATCTCCCAGCTGTCGCGCACCTACAACATCGACATCTCGATCCTCGGCGCCGCCATCGACACCGTCGGCGGTCTCCAGGTCGGCCGCATGCGCATCGAACTGCCCGGCCGCTACGAGGACAACGTCGTGCCGATCGGCTTCCTGCGCGAACAGGGCCTGCAGATCGACGTCGTGGACCACGCGGCGCAGGAGCCCGTTCTGCTGAAGGAAGGTGCCAAGTGA
- a CDS encoding GNAT family N-acetyltransferase, with translation MGMSVTISVATEQDVEQIFRLQYLCFQSEAALYGNYRIAPLVQSLDSVRQELVTDCVFVARLGDEVVGSVRGSLTEDGAAAIGKLCVHPRLQGHGIGARLLRAAESALAGERGAKKFRLFTGHRSEGNLRLYRRVGYETVGTSQGTDGVLMIVLEKQAGEYAATA, from the coding sequence ATGGGCATGAGCGTGACCATCTCGGTGGCGACCGAGCAGGATGTCGAGCAGATCTTCAGGCTGCAGTACCTGTGCTTCCAGAGTGAAGCCGCGCTGTACGGCAACTACCGAATCGCCCCGCTCGTCCAGAGCCTCGACTCGGTCCGGCAGGAGCTCGTCACCGACTGCGTCTTCGTGGCACGCCTGGGCGACGAGGTGGTCGGCTCCGTACGCGGCAGCCTCACCGAGGACGGCGCCGCCGCCATCGGCAAGCTCTGCGTCCACCCCCGGCTCCAGGGCCACGGCATCGGCGCGAGACTGCTGCGCGCGGCGGAGTCGGCGCTCGCCGGGGAACGCGGCGCCAAGAAGTTCCGCCTCTTCACCGGCCACCGCAGCGAGGGCAACCTCCGCCTCTACCGCCGCGTCGGCTACGAGACGGTCGGCACCTCCCAGGGCACGGACGGCGTGCTGATGATCGTCCTGGAGAAGCAGGCGGGGGAGTACGCGGCTACTGCGTAG
- a CDS encoding sigma-70 family RNA polymerase sigma factor: MTHDLLAALRPLLTAEASAEAHATGAEPGDLEQAVWLRLLEHLATAGPPLDPQGWLRRAVRAEVRRTRRTSRRERPYESDPADDTDRGPEQLALTAARHRALREAVHRLPGRCSRLLQALLSPEDLTYREIAGELGISQGSLGPERSRCLGCLRRLLTPEVAAHEVRG; this comes from the coding sequence ATGACGCACGACTTGCTCGCCGCCCTGCGCCCGCTGCTCACCGCGGAGGCCTCCGCCGAGGCCCACGCCACCGGCGCCGAACCCGGCGACCTGGAACAGGCGGTCTGGCTCCGCCTCCTGGAGCACCTCGCCACCGCCGGCCCACCCCTCGACCCGCAGGGCTGGCTGCGCAGGGCCGTCCGCGCCGAGGTCCGCCGCACCCGCCGTACGAGCCGCCGTGAGCGGCCGTACGAGAGCGACCCGGCCGACGACACCGACCGCGGCCCCGAACAGCTCGCCCTCACCGCCGCCCGCCACCGTGCCCTGCGCGAGGCCGTGCACCGCCTCCCCGGCCGCTGCTCCCGCCTCCTCCAGGCGCTCCTCTCGCCCGAGGACCTCACCTACCGGGAGATCGCGGGGGAGTTGGGTATCTCACAGGGCAGTCTCGGACCGGAACGTTCCAGATGTCTGGGATGTCTGCGGCGTTTGCTGACGCCGGAGGTTGCGGCTCACGAAGTGCGGGGATAG